Proteins encoded by one window of Arabidopsis thaliana chromosome 2, partial sequence:
- a CDS encoding GDSL-like Lipase/Acylhydrolase superfamily protein, whose amino-acid sequence MDLHSCLNSYFLLLLLCLLNITTINSTKPLEQETVLFGGNFPAFYVIGDSLVDSGNNNHLTTMVKSNFPPYGSDFEGGKATGRFSNGKTIADYIAIYYGLPLVPAYLGLSQEEKNSISTGINYASAGCGILPQTGRQIGTCLSLSVQVDMFQETITNNLKKNFKKSELREHLAESLFMIAIGVNDYTFLFNETTDANEFANKLLHDYLLQIERLHKLGARKFFINNIKPLGCYPNVVAKTVPRGSCNDALNFAVSIFNTKLRKSLSRMTQKFIKTSFLYSDYYNYMLGLRGPSSNQVGSSLLNVTSPCCPNVYDGGQLTSCKPGSIACKAPDTHIFFDPFHPTQLANYMYAIACFHERSICHVILED is encoded by the exons atgGATTTGCATTCTTGTCTAAACTCATACTTTCTTTTGCTCCTCCTCTGTCTTCTTAATATTACCACCATTAACTCAACGAAGCCATTAGAACAAGAAACAGTGCTTTTTGGCGGCAACTTTCCGGCTTTTTATGTTATTGGAGATTCATTGGTTGATTCAGGAAACAATAATCATCTTACAACGATGGTCAAATCGAATTTTCCACCTTATGGTTCGGACTTTGAAGGTGGCAAAGCCACCGGCCGTTTCAGCAATGGCAAAACAATTGCTGATTACATTG CTATCTACTATGGTCTTCCTTTGGTTCCTGCTTATTTGGGATTatctcaagaagaaaagaatagtATCTCAACTGGTATTAACTATGCTTCTGCTGGCTGTGGGATTCTTCCTCAGACAGGAAGGCAAATA GGAACATGTCTCTCGTTAAGTGTCCAAGTCGATATGTTCCAGGAGACCATCACAAACaatctgaagaagaacttCAAGAAGTCCGAGCTCCGTGAACACTTGGCTGAATCGTTGTTTATGATCGCCATTGGGGTTAACGACTACACATTCTTATTTAATGAAACAACCGATGCGAATGAGTTTGcaaacaagcttcttcatgattacTTGCTTCAAATAGAA AGATTGCACAAGTTAGGAGCAAGGAAgttcttcatcaacaacattaaaCCATTAGGATGTTACCCAAATGTTGTAGCTAAGACCGTGCCACGTGGAAGCTGCAACGATGCTTTGAACTTTGCGGTCAGCATTTTCAACACTAAGCTTAGAAAAAGTCTGTCTCGTATGACGcaaaaattcatcaaaacGTCCTTTTTATACTCGGATTACTACAACTACATGTTGGGACTAAGAGGACCTTCAAGCAATCAAGTTGGTTCGAGTCTATTGAACGTGACAAGCCCATGTTGTCCTAACGTTTATGATGGAGGTCAATTGACAAGTTGCAAGCCTGGTTCGATCGCGTGTAAGGCACCCGATActcatattttctttgatcCGTTTCATCCGACTCAATTGGCGAATTACATGTATGCGATTGCGTGTTTCCACGAGAGAAGTATTTGCCATGTGATATTGGAAGATTAA